The Clostridia bacterium genome window below encodes:
- a CDS encoding chemotaxis protein CheX, producing the protein MKMELIQPFINAADAVMAETLHCNTRIGDVSMDEEAYRRKGMAAIVNVSGDIEGRVIFDIEPPTAARVASALAGMEVAETDEMVRETVCELANLVIGNAITSLNDQGFQFKIHPPELHTAEHGIKSSEDTEALVMYFETPAGNIYMNIAMRYNRRRRMERSAAAV; encoded by the coding sequence CAATGCCGCCGACGCCGTCATGGCTGAGACGTTGCACTGCAACACCCGCATCGGCGACGTCAGCATGGACGAGGAAGCCTACCGCCGCAAAGGCATGGCCGCCATCGTCAACGTGAGTGGCGACATTGAGGGCCGCGTCATTTTCGACATCGAGCCGCCCACCGCCGCGCGCGTTGCCAGCGCGCTCGCCGGCATGGAAGTCGCCGAAACCGACGAGATGGTGCGTGAAACCGTATGCGAACTCGCCAACCTCGTTATCGGGAACGCAATTACTTCGCTGAACGACCAGGGCTTTCAGTTTAAGATTCACCCGCCAGAGCTTCACACGGCGGAACACGGCATCAAGAGCAGCGAGGATACAGAAGCGCTCGTGATGTACTTCGAGACGCCTGCAGGAAACATCTACATGAATATTGCGATGCGCTATAACCGCCGCCGGCGAATGGAGCGCTCCGCAGCCGCCGTCTAA